The Cloacibacterium caeni region AAATCCATATCGTCAAGAGTTTGCGCTTGCAACTCTCTTTGAGAAACCGTATTGGTATATTCTAAAAGTCTGTCAGCAAGGGTAGATTTCCCGTGGTCGATATGTGCGATTATACAAAAATTTCTAATGTTCTTCATTCTTCTTTTTCAATGATTTGCAAAGATATTGATTTTAAGGTAAAATCCTAAAAATAAAAAACTCCGAATTGATTTTCGGAGTATATTTTAAAGATTTTAAGGATTTGGCATCGGTTCGCGACCTTTTGGTGGCCCCATTTTTTGTCTGCGTTCCATAAATTTTTCGCGCATTCTTCCTTCTTGATTAAAAAGTTTCAGCACTTGTTGAGGTGTCAAAATTTTTAGAAACTTATCAGCATACACTTTTCTGTTGTTGAGCAGTTGTTGGCCTAAGTCAAAGCTTTGGTTCAGCATTTTCTTGGCTTCTGCATCAGAAAGGTTTTCTTGAGAGAAATCTGCTCTGAATTTATTTTTGATGGTTTTTTGACTTTCTTGATATTCTTTGAGAAGGGATTTAAAAGCTTCTTGTTTTTCGGCAGGAACTTGTAAATTTTTGATGGCCATCATGGTAGCGGCATCTTCCATCAATTGTTTTCTTTGCTCAGGAGACATTTGTCTGATGTATTCTCTGCGTTGTTCTGGTGTCATTTCTCTAAAATTTGGTTTTTCTTGAGCTTTAAAACTCATAAAGGTTCCAAAAAATAGAAGGATATAGATAAAATTTTTCATAAAAGATTTAATTATAAAGGTCTAAATAGATGTCGTGACTAGTGTTTTTTGATAATTCTGCCAATTCTTCTTGAGTCAAAGAATTAAGAAGTTGCTCATAATTTTCATCAGTGTTTTTAGAATTCACAATTTGTTCTGTAATTTCTGGGTTTTGGATATGAGCAACTTCACTATTGTTTTCTTTAACAATATTTTGTGATGAATTTTGGGTGTTATTTTGTTCTGGTTTTGGCTGTGTAGTTTCTACTTTGGTGATGGATTGCACTGAATCTTGACTTGGTTTAGAAAATTCTGTTTGGTTGGTTTTCCATAAGAAAGTAAAGCCAAAAATTAATGCTAAAGCGGCAGCAATAGAAGTTACCATTGAAAAATTGATTTTAAAAATCTTCGGTTGATGTTCTTTTTTTCTTACTGTTTTATTAAGCACATTTTCCTGCATTTCCTCGAAAGTGTTTTCGGGAATTTTGTATGGTGTTTTTTTAGCTAAATGTTCTATATTAAAATCTTTCATTTTCTAAAAATTTTAAATTTTCTTATGATTCGTAGTTTTCTCTGATGTAGTTTTCTATTTTTTCTTTGGCGTAGTGGTAATTGGTTTTGCAAGTACTTACGCTCATTTCTAGAATATTACTTATTTCTTCGAAAGGCAATTCGTCATAATATCTAATATTGAAAACTAATTTTTGTTTCTCTGGCAATGTCTGTATGGCTTTCTGCAATAAAACTTGAATTTCTTCTGCATCATGTTCTGCATTTTGGGCGACTAAGTTTTGCATATAGTATTCTGCATCCTCTTCTGTTTTTTGCATTTTTTTCAATTTTGCCAATTGCTGAAGCGCTTCATTGGTAGCGATTCTGTATAGCCAAGTGTACAATTTACTGTCTTGTTTGAATTGACTAAAATTGTTATATGCCTTAATAAAAGTGTCTTGCAACACATCTTGCGCAAGGTCATGTTGCACAATTAATCTTCTGATATGCCAATAAAGCCGACTTTGGTAGGTATCCATCATCGCACGAAGTCCTTTTTCCGAAGAATTGGGCTGCAACATCAAGCTGATGATTTCGTCGTCTTTACACTTCATAATTTAGTTTTCAATGGTTTGATTGTTCTTTTTAAGGAAAGTTAAATTTAAAAATAAAAAATTACAAAAGTTTATAGAATAAAAAAACCATCCCGATATTCGGAATGGTTTTATATGTAGAAAAAAGATTCTCTAATTATTCTGCTGCAGGAGCTTCTGCTTCTGGAGCTGCATCAGTTGCTACTTCATCTTCATCTTCATCATCTTCTACCATAGCACCAGCATTTTTCATAGCATTTCTAGACATCTTCACAGCAGCTACTACTGCGTTATCTGGATGTAAGAAAGTGTATTGATCGTTTTTGATGTCTCCTACATATAATTTGTTACCAATTTTAAGTGGAGTAACATCTACTACGATTTCGTCTGGTAAGTTAGCAGGAATAGCTTTCAATCTTAATTTTCTGAAAGATTGTCTTAAAACACCACCCGCTAAAACACCTTTTGCACGACCGGTAATTCTTACAGGAACTTCCATAACTACTGGTTTATCAGCGCTTAATTGATAGAAGTCTGCGTGAAGAATTTTGTCTGTAATTGGGTGAAATTGGATGTCTTGTAAAACAGCATCAATTTTTTGACCATCTAGCTCAATTACTACCGTGTGTGCATCTGGAGTGTAAACCAAGTCTTTGAAAGATTTCTCAGTAGAAGAGAAATTGATTGGTTGCTCACCTCCATAAACAACACAAGGAACTAATTCAGCATCACGTAGAGCTTTGGTAGACTTTTTGCCCACGCTTTCTCTTTTTGTACCTTGAATTGTAATAGATTTCATTTAAAAAATATTTAAGTGTGTTAAATTTTTCAGGCTGCAAATATAGTGAAAAAAATTATATAATAAACTTATCACTAATTGATTTGTGCTCGTGTACCATTTTCATTACATCTGCAAAAAGTGCCGCACAAGATAAAACCTTGATTTTAGAAGAAAGCTCTGATTTTACTGGAATAGTATCAGTTACAATAACTTCGCTTATCTGAGAGTTTTCTATATTTTCATAAGCTTTACCAGAAAGAACAGCGTGAGTTGCCATAGCTCTTACTGATTTTGCTCCGTTTTTCATTAGAATTTCTGCTGCTTTGCAAAGTGTTCCTGCCGTGTCTATCATGTCATCAATGAGGATCACGTTTCTGTCTTTTACATCGCCAATCAAGAACATTTCTTCTACTACATTTGCTTTTTTCCTTTCTTTATAAGCAATTACTACTTCTGCACTTAGGTATCCTGCGTAATTTTTCGCTCTTTTTGCACCACCCATGTCTGGTGAAGCAATCGTAAGATTGTCTAAGTTTAAAGATTTAATGTGATCTACAAAGATGGTAGAAGCATAAAGATGGTCTACAGGAATTTCAAAGAAACCTTGAATTTGGTCTGCGTGTAAATCAATAGTCATGATTCTGGTTGCGCCGGCTGCAGTTAAAAGATTAGCTACTAATTTTGCTCCGATTGGTGCTCTAGGCTTATCTTTTCTGTCTTGTCTAGCCAATCCAAAATATGGAATCACTACGGTAATACTCTTTGCTGATGCTCTTTTTGCTGCATCAATCATTAAAAGAAGTTCTAGAAGATTGTCTGCTGGTGGAAAGGTAGAGCCGATAAGAAAAACTCTTCCTCCTCTTACAGATTGATCTAATACGGGTTCGAATTCCCCGTCACTAAATTCTTGGAAATTAATTTTCCCTAATTCTTGCCCATAGTGATTTGCAATTTTTTCTGCTAAATCTCGACTTGTTCTGGTGCAAAACAAATAGGTTGCTTGATCAGCCATTTTTACTTTTTTTTGGTTTGGCAAATTTAAAAAAAATAAAACCACCTGAAAAATATCAGGTGGTTTTTATAAAAATTATTTTTTTATTATCACTATTTTGGGAAAGTTACCCCAGAATAAGCATTAATATCAACAAAAGGAAGCGTAGAATAGAAAGTATTGTTTATTGCTGAAATAAAAGTATTAGCAATAATTGCATATCCTCTTCCATTAGGGTGAACACCATCAAGAGAAAAAGTTCCTCCAGTTATAAATGATGCAGTATATTTTACACCGTTATATTGGATCCCTGAGGTTGTGCCTAATTCTTTCATTTTCGCATTAGCATCTACTAGAGCAAGACCGTAAGCTGTAGCTAAACTTGAAATTGAAGCGTTGTAAGCATCAGTAGCAGCTATTACTTTAGCAGCTTCTTTTTCAGTTAATACATATTTATCAGCAAGTGGAGTTGCTGTTCCTCCTTTAATTGTAGTGTCTCTTAACAATGTTAATGCTGGTAAAAGAATTATGTCTTTAGAAGTAGTCTGTCTAAGAGAAGGCAGGTTGTATCCAGATAAGTTTGTTAGGTCTTTGTCTACGATAACAGCTCCATTTACTCCATTTTCAGAAAACTTAATAAGTCTAGCATTATATTCTGCAGTAGATATTGCTCCAAGGTTCTTAAGCGTAAGTAAGCCTCCATTGTAAGTTGCATAAGCTGCGTTTAATTGTGAAGCTTGTGCAGATGTAAGACCTGTAATAGGAGTTGCAGGTACAGTTGTGAAATAAGGTATTGAAGTAACATACGGAATGTTCGCAATAGCACCTTTAGAATTTGCGTACGCTGTTTTTAGACTTGTAATAACCGTCTTAATAACATTTGCTACAACGTTAGGGTCAGAAATATCATTAGAGCCATAAGTTGATGGGTCTAAATTTCCTTTTTGGTCTATTCCAGAACCTCCAGAAGTTGCATAAGAAAGAACGTCATTATTACCAATCCATAATGTATAGAAACTTGGTTTTTGAGCGGCAGCGTCAGCTAAAACTGTAGTAGTAGCAGATGTAGCAAATCTTACAAAGTATGGATTAGCTTTTCCAGTGGCTAAATTAGCGGCGCTACCATAACCTGGAGTTACTAAATGAAAAGATTTAGCACCTGGAACGCCCATGTTGTTAAAGTATTTTCCTGCCCCACCAATAACGTCAAGGTTAGCACCTGGAGCTGAAGGGGTTGGTGAAAGAGTTTGGCTTAACGTAAGTTTTCCATAAAACTCTGTATTTCCTGAAGCGGCAAATAAATCAGTGAATCCACCTACATTATTTGGCATTAAGGGCTGAGTGAAAGTTTGTGTGCCTCCAGCTAGTGCCATTTGCTGTGCAAGCATGGAAGGGAAAGATTCTTTTTGGCCATCAAGGTATAATGCTCCATCTCTGTATCCAGAAGTTAAAGAGTTTCCAATAGATACAAAAGTTTTGAAGTCTGCATTCCCCGTTGAAACAGTCATGTTATTTACGTCTCTTTCGAAATCTGTATTACAGCTTACTAAGGTTAAAGCTGAAATTGCGAAAGCTGATAATATTATTTTTTTCATAATTTTTTTAAATTAAAATGCATTGTAAGTGAAACCTAAACCTAGATACATTGCTTTAGCTTTAGCCTGTCCTCTGAAGCTTAAGTAATCGTTGTTTACTTTTCTTGCTTCTGGGAATGATAAAGCAGCTGCTAAATCTACTCCTAACTTTCCAAATTTATATCCAAGACCAGCAGTAAATACGCTTGCATCAAAAGATGGAGTTTCTGGGATGAAATATTTGTCTTCATATGGAGATTCATCAAAATAGTATCCTAATCTACCTGCTAATTTATCAGTTAGCATATATTGTGTACCAATTCTAAATGTTTTAGCATTTTTGAAGTTTTTAGGAGATACTAAAATGGTTTTATCTGCTTGGTTTCCAACTTGAGCATTTTCGAAGTCTAGCGTTAATTTGCTATATCTTTCCCAACCATGGTAATTGAAATCTGCAGATACTAACCATTTTGGTGTGATTTTATAAGTAAGACCAATTGTATACTCATCTACAAGTGGTAATTTTGCGGTAAATGCATCTTGACCATCTGCTCCTACATTTAATTGAGGAGAAGTAAGTACAGCTTCTGGTACTCCTGTAAATGTGGCAACTCCGTTATCAGCTTTCATAATAACTGGTGAACGATAAGCAATACTTAAATCTAAATTACTGCTTGGTTTAAGATAGAAACCTAATCCAAAACCAGAACCTGTTGCTTTTTCGTCATTTATATTAAATGTTCCTCCTAGGTTGGTAACTGCTTTGTCCCAATCTACCATACCTTTTGCATAGATGTAACTTACACCGATAGAAGCCCAATCATTAAATTTATAAGAAACCATAGGTTGGAAATAGAAGCTTTTCAATTCCATTTTTTGAACGATTTCTCTACCAGTCCAATCATCTGCCCATTTTACTGTACTTCCGAATGGTGTAGTAACACTTAAACCTACAGAAACATTATTTGTAACTTTATATGCAATTGCTGCATATAGTGGTGTTCCCAAAGGGTTTTCTGTTTTGTAAGATTGTAAAGTTTCTAGACTTTGGTATTCTACTTCAGTAATTGCACCAAAACCACCCACTGCAACACTCAATTTGTTAGGAATAAAAGAGATACCTGCAGGGTTAAAAAAAGCTACACTCGCATCTTCAGTATGCGCGCTAGTGTGAGCCATTGCAAGCTGTTTTACACCTTGTAATGATACTCTAAAACCTCCTGCGTAAGAAAATACGCCAGCTAAAAGAGCTGTAGTTATTAAAATTCTTTTCATGTTAATTAATAATTATTGCGCCAAATATAGAATTTATTTATATATAAATGTTAAAATTATATTAAAAAAATTAAACAAAAATTAAATATATTTTATTATTTATCATTTTTTTTTAATTTAAAAAAAAATAAACAATTGAATATCAAATACTTGTTAAGTCAATTAAAATAAATTATTAAACAATTGTTTAATTAAAATAATATTAAACAATAATTATGTATTGCATGTAAAGCTTAAAAAATAAAATACGAATAATTTAATAATATTATATAATGTTTATTAATATTGTGCGAAAATATTATTTTTATATAAAAATATGATAATTTAGACTTCCTGATGATAGACTTATTGTTTTATGATACATTGTTTAAAAATTATACTAAATTTGCGAGAATTAAAATATTATT contains the following coding sequences:
- a CDS encoding RNA polymerase sigma factor yields the protein MKCKDDEIISLMLQPNSSEKGLRAMMDTYQSRLYWHIRRLIVQHDLAQDVLQDTFIKAYNNFSQFKQDSKLYTWLYRIATNEALQQLAKLKKMQKTEEDAEYYMQNLVAQNAEHDAEEIQVLLQKAIQTLPEKQKLVFNIRYYDELPFEEISNILEMSVSTCKTNYHYAKEKIENYIRENYES
- a CDS encoding 50S ribosomal protein L25/general stress protein Ctc produces the protein MKSITIQGTKRESVGKKSTKALRDAELVPCVVYGGEQPINFSSTEKSFKDLVYTPDAHTVVIELDGQKIDAVLQDIQFHPITDKILHADFYQLSADKPVVMEVPVRITGRAKGVLAGGVLRQSFRKLRLKAIPANLPDEIVVDVTPLKIGNKLYVGDIKNDQYTFLHPDNAVVAAVKMSRNAMKNAGAMVEDDEDEDEVATDAAPEAEAPAAE
- a CDS encoding ribose-phosphate pyrophosphokinase, coding for MADQATYLFCTRTSRDLAEKIANHYGQELGKINFQEFSDGEFEPVLDQSVRGGRVFLIGSTFPPADNLLELLLMIDAAKRASAKSITVVIPYFGLARQDRKDKPRAPIGAKLVANLLTAAGATRIMTIDLHADQIQGFFEIPVDHLYASTIFVDHIKSLNLDNLTIASPDMGGAKRAKNYAGYLSAEVVIAYKERKKANVVEEMFLIGDVKDRNVILIDDMIDTAGTLCKAAEILMKNGAKSVRAMATHAVLSGKAYENIENSQISEVIVTDTIPVKSELSSKIKVLSCAALFADVMKMVHEHKSISDKFII
- a CDS encoding SGNH/GDSL hydrolase family protein; the encoded protein is MKKIILSAFAISALTLVSCNTDFERDVNNMTVSTGNADFKTFVSIGNSLTSGYRDGALYLDGQKESFPSMLAQQMALAGGTQTFTQPLMPNNVGGFTDLFAASGNTEFYGKLTLSQTLSPTPSAPGANLDVIGGAGKYFNNMGVPGAKSFHLVTPGYGSAANLATGKANPYFVRFATSATTTVLADAAAQKPSFYTLWIGNNDVLSYATSGGSGIDQKGNLDPSTYGSNDISDPNVVANVIKTVITSLKTAYANSKGAIANIPYVTSIPYFTTVPATPITGLTSAQASQLNAAYATYNGGLLTLKNLGAISTAEYNARLIKFSENGVNGAVIVDKDLTNLSGYNLPSLRQTTSKDIILLPALTLLRDTTIKGGTATPLADKYVLTEKEAAKVIAATDAYNASISSLATAYGLALVDANAKMKELGTTSGIQYNGVKYTASFITGGTFSLDGVHPNGRGYAIIANTFISAINNTFYSTLPFVDINAYSGVTFPK
- a CDS encoding OmpP1/FadL family transporter produces the protein MKRILITTALLAGVFSYAGGFRVSLQGVKQLAMAHTSAHTEDASVAFFNPAGISFIPNKLSVAVGGFGAITEVEYQSLETLQSYKTENPLGTPLYAAIAYKVTNNVSVGLSVTTPFGSTVKWADDWTGREIVQKMELKSFYFQPMVSYKFNDWASIGVSYIYAKGMVDWDKAVTNLGGTFNINDEKATGSGFGLGFYLKPSSNLDLSIAYRSPVIMKADNGVATFTGVPEAVLTSPQLNVGADGQDAFTAKLPLVDEYTIGLTYKITPKWLVSADFNYHGWERYSKLTLDFENAQVGNQADKTILVSPKNFKNAKTFRIGTQYMLTDKLAGRLGYYFDESPYEDKYFIPETPSFDASVFTAGLGYKFGKLGVDLAAALSFPEARKVNNDYLSFRGQAKAKAMYLGLGFTYNAF